Part of the Jatrophihabitans sp. GAS493 genome, AGTTCAGCGACACCCGCCGCACGCCCAGCTGCGGGCCGGCCTGGATCAGGTGCGTGATCATGTACTCGTTCAGCCCGTTGTCGGCCGTCCGGTCGCGGCGCATCAGGTCCAGCGAGAGGCCGTCCTGACCCCACGGCGCGAAGTTCAGCATCCCGCGCAGCACACCCTCGGAGTGGGCCGTCGTCACGACGCACTCGGGATCGGACGGATCTCCGAGCCGGGAGAGCGCCATCGAGAATCCACGCTCGGTCTTGGCCCCGCGCCAGGCATCGGCCACTGCCAGCAGCTCCCGGAACTCGACCGGGTCGATGTCCTTGGCTCGTCGCACCTGCACTTCATAGCCAGAACGCGCCACCCGCGTGCAGGCCTGCCGCACCCCGCGCATCGCCCGCCCGTCCAGGCTGAATTCGGCGACGTCGACGATCGCCTCGTCGCCCAGTTCGATCGCGGCCAGGCCGTACTCGCGGCGGAAGACGATCGCGCCGAGCTCACTGCAGCCGACCACCGCCGGCGTCCAGGCGTAGGACTCCACCATCTCCCGGTAGGCCGCGATCGCCCCCGGCCACGCCTCGGGATCGCCGATCGGGTCGCCACTGGCCAGCGCCACCCCCTGCACCACCCGGTAGGTGATGGCCGCCTTCCCGGTCGGCGACCAGAGCACCGACTTGTCCCGCCGCAGCGCGAAGTACCCCAGCGAGTCCCGATAACCCTGCTTCTCCAGCAGGTCCCGCAGCCGCTGCTCATCGTCGGCCGACAGCCGCGAGATGTGCTCGGACGGGCGCAGCGCCAGGATCAACACCAGCACGACGGTGAGCAGCGCGAAGCCGAAGAGCGTGTAGTGGAAGATGTCGTCGAATCGTTCGCTCTTGAGCTTCACCTCCCCGTCGACGCCGACGAGCCCGTAAAGCACCTCCTGCAGACGCTGCCAGAACGACGGATCCCCGACGACCATCCGCGGATAGAAGTAGAGCATCGCCATGCCGTAGACGATCGCGACGGCGAAGAACTGGAAGAAGATCTTCACCGCCACCCAGCGCGTCGCCGGATCCGACTTCGCCGTGAAGCGGGAGCGTGCGGTGATCAGTAGGACCAGCAGAATAAGGACGAAGAGCGCCTCACCGACGCGCCGCCCCTTGAGAACATGCCCAACGGTGAGCACCACCGTGGCCACTACGGCGACCCGCCAGGCCAGCCGCTTTCGCTTCCGTAACCCGGCCGCGACCCGCAGCAGTACAAGACCGGCACAGGCGACCACGGCCGTCGCCGCGGCATTCCCCGGCACCGGCAGGATCCGCACCAGAAACCCGACTCGGAACAGTTCGTCCGGCCAGACCGCATCCAGCAGCGTGAGTAGACCCAGCAGCATCGCGACGGTGGCGATGATGCTCGGAGAGCGCTCCAGATAGCGAACGCGGAATCGCGCCCACCGGCCGAGGCTCGCGGCGGTCGGGTCGACCGGGCGGCCCGGGCCGCTCTGCCGCTTCTGCTGCACAACTGCAGGCACCGTCGAATCCGCTCCCGATTTACTGCCGTCTCACTTGCGTACTTGGTCGAGTACGAGGATACGCGGGGCGGGTGTGAAGTCGGCCTGGGTCAGGGTGCGCCCAAGCGGCCCGCGGCCACTGGCTTCGGACGTCCGGACGGGGTCGTATTCGCCAGCAGCGGCAGCAGAATGCCGTCGACGATCCGCTCGATGTCGGCGTCGGTCACGGCGCGCCCGACGAGCAGCATCTGATGAGTCAGCATCGCCGGCAGCACCTGGGCGATGAGGTCCAGATCAACGCCTGCGCTGACCTCGCCGCGACGAGCTCCCCGCTCCAGCAGGGCAACCACGGCATCGTGGGTTGGCTCGTGCAGCCGCTCCTTCACCGCCCCG contains:
- a CDS encoding phosphatidylglycerol lysyltransferase domain-containing protein yields the protein MPAVVQQKRQSGPGRPVDPTAASLGRWARFRVRYLERSPSIIATVAMLLGLLTLLDAVWPDELFRVGFLVRILPVPGNAAATAVVACAGLVLLRVAAGLRKRKRLAWRVAVVATVVLTVGHVLKGRRVGEALFVLILLVLLITARSRFTAKSDPATRWVAVKIFFQFFAVAIVYGMAMLYFYPRMVVGDPSFWQRLQEVLYGLVGVDGEVKLKSERFDDIFHYTLFGFALLTVVLVLILALRPSEHISRLSADDEQRLRDLLEKQGYRDSLGYFALRRDKSVLWSPTGKAAITYRVVQGVALASGDPIGDPEAWPGAIAAYREMVESYAWTPAVVGCSELGAIVFRREYGLAAIELGDEAIVDVAEFSLDGRAMRGVRQACTRVARSGYEVQVRRAKDIDPVEFRELLAVADAWRGAKTERGFSMALSRLGDPSDPECVVTTAHSEGVLRGMLNFAPWGQDGLSLDLMRRDRTADNGLNEYMITHLIQAGPQLGVRRVSLNFAVFRDAIERGEKIGAGPILRAWRSVLMFASRWWQIESLYRFNVKFRPDWEPRFLSFPATRDLPRIVIAALEAEAFLVRPHFIGRLFGRS